A stretch of the Arachis stenosperma cultivar V10309 chromosome 6, arast.V10309.gnm1.PFL2, whole genome shotgun sequence genome encodes the following:
- the LOC130936352 gene encoding arachin Ahy-3-like has protein sequence MAKLLALSVCFCFLVLGASSISFRQQPEENACEFQRLNAQRPDNRIESEGGYIETWNPNNQEFECAGVALSRLVLRRNALRRPFYSNAPQEIFIQQGRGYFGLIFPGCPSTYEEPAQQGRRHQSQRAPRRFEGEDQSQQQQQDSHQKVRRFDEGDLIAVPTGVALWMYNDHDTDVVAISLTDTNNNDNQLDQFPRRFNLAGNHEQEFLRYQQQSRQSRRRSLPYSPYSPQSQPRKEEREFSPRGQHSRRERAGQEEENEGGNIFSGFTPEFLAQAFQVDDRQIVQNLRGENESEEEGAIVTVRGGLRILSPDRKRRADEEEEYDEDEYEYDEEERRRGRGNGIEETICTASVKKNIGRNRSPDIYNPQAGSLKTANDLNLLILRWLGLSAEYGNLYRNALFVPHYNTNAHSIIYALRGRAHVQVVDSNGDRVFDEELQEGHVLVVPQNFAVAGKSQSDNFEYVAFKTDSRPSIANLAGENSIIDNLPEEVVANSYGLPREQARQLKNNNPFKFFVPPSQQSLRAVA, from the exons ATGGCGAAGCTTCTGGCGCTTTCTGTTTGCTTTTGCTTTCTAGTTCTGGGAGCTAGCAGCATCTCCTTCAGGCAGCAGCCGGAGGAGAATGCGTGCGAGTTCCAGCGCCTCAATGCGCAGAGGCCTGACAACCGCATTGAATCGGAGGGCGGTTACATTGAGACTTGGAACCCAAACAACCAGGAGTTCGAATGCGCCGGCGTCGCCCTCTCGCGCTTAGTCCTCCGCCGCAACGCCCTTCGGAGGCCTTTCTACTCCAATGCTCCCCAGGAGATCTTCATCCAGCAAG GAAGGGGATACTTTGGGTTGATATTCCCTGGTTGTCCTAGCACATATGAAGAGCCTGCACAACAAGGACGCCGTCATCAGTCGCAAAGAGCACCAAGACGTTTTGAAGGAGAAGACCAAAGCCAACAGCAACAACAGGATAGTCACCAGAAGGTGCGCCGTTTCGATGAGGGTGATCTCATTGCAGTTCCCACCGGTGTTGCTCTCTGGATGTACAACGACCATGACACTGATGTTGTTGCTATTTCTCTTACTGACACCAACAACAACGACAACCAGCTTGATCAGTTCCCCAGG AGATTCAATTTGGCTGGAAACCACGAGCAAGAGTTCTTGAGATACCAGCAACAAAGCAGACAAAGCAGACGAAGAAGCTTACCATATAGCCCATACAGCCCGCAAAGTCAGCCTAGAAAAGAAGAGCGTGAATTTAGCCCTCGAGGACAGCACAGCCGCAGAGAACGAGCAggacaagaagaagaaaacgaagGTGGAAACATCTTCAGCGGCTTCACGCCGGAGTTCCTGGCACAAGCCTTCCAGGTTGACGACAGACAGATAGTGCAAAACCTAAGAGGCGAGAACGAGAGTGAGGAAGAGGGAGCCATTGTGACAGTGAGGGGAGGCCTCAGAATCTTGAGCCCAGATAGAAAGAGACGTGCCGACGAAGAAGAGGAATACGATGAAGATGAATATGAATACGATGAAGAGGAGAGAAGGCGTGGCAGGGGGAATGGTATTGAAGAGACGATCTGCACCGCAAGTGTTAAAAAGAACATTGGTAGAAACAGATCCCCAGACATCTACAACCCTCAAGCTGGTTCACTCAAAACTGCCAACGATCTCAACCTTCTAATCCTTAGGTGGCTTGGACTTAGTGCTGAATATGGAAATCTCTACAGG AATGCATTGTTTGTCCCTCACTACAACACCAACGCACACAGCATCATATATGCATTGAGGGGACGGGCTCACGTGCAAGTCGTGGACAGCAACGGCGACAGAGTCTTCGACGAGGAGCTTCAAGAAGGTCACGTGCTTGTGGTGCCACAGAACTTCGCCGTCGCTGGAAAGTCCCAGAGCGACAACTTTGAATACGTGGCATTCAAGACAGACTCAAGGCCCAGCATAGCCAACCTCGCCGGTGAAAACTCCATCATAGATAACTTGCCGGAGGAGGTGGTTGCAAATTCATATGGCCTCCCAAGGGAGCAGGCAAGGCAGCTTAAGAACAACAACCCCTTCAAGTTCTTCGTTCCACCGTCCCAACAGTCTCTCAGGGCTGTGGCTTGA